CCTCGGCCCGGCGCTACGGCCTCCGGACGACCGAGGGCCTGCTGATCACCGAGGTCCGCCAGGGCAGCGAGGCCGACCGCGAGAACCTGGCCTCGGGCATGATCATCCTCGAGGCCAACCGCAAGAAGATGACCACGGTCCGCGATTTCGAGGACATCCTGAAGAAGTCCGCCAGCGGCGACGAGATCATCCTCCTCGTCCGCCAGGAAACCGAAGGCAGAACGCAGGACTTCATCGCCACGGTCAAGGTCCGCTGAGGCCGGCCGAACGGCCGGCGGCCCGGGCGGCGGGCGCCGCCCGGCTAGCCCGAGAAGTGCTCGAAGCCCCCGGCCCGGAGGAGCTTCCTCCGGCCGCGGGCGTCGACGAGATAGGCCCTCCGGCCCGGCGTGACGCGGCCGATCCGGGTCAGCCGGAAGCGCCGGGCCAGGGCCTCGACGGCGGCCAGCCTGGCCGGCCGGACCGTGAACAACAGCTCGAAATCCTCTCCCCCGTCGAGCGCCAGGGCCAGCGGGTCGAGGGCGAAGCGCTCCAGCGCCGGCGAGATGGGGACGCAGCCCGCCTCGATCTCGGCCCCGACGCCGCTTTCCTCGCAGATGTGAGCCAGGTCCACCGACAGCCCGTCGGACAGGTCGATCATGGCCGAGGCCAGTCTGCGGCCGGCCAGCAGGGCGCCCAGCTCCAGGCGCGGGACCGGGTCGAGGAAGGCTTCGACCAGCGGCCGGACGGGTTTGGCCACGCCCCGGCTGCCGCCCTTCTCGATCAGCCGCAGGCCGCCCGCGGCGTCGCCGAGGGTGCCCGAGACGAAGATCGCGTCGCCCGGCCTGGCCCCGGCCCTCCGGACGGGCTGACGGACCTCGCCGGTCACGGTGACGGAGATCATGACCTTGGCGGCCTGGGACAGGTCTCCCCCGACCAGGGCCACCCCCGCCTCCCGGGCCGCGCTCCGGAGACCGTCCATGAACTGCCGGAGCCAGGCGGCCTCGACGTCGCCGGGCAGGGCCAGCCCGACGAGCGCGTGCCGGGGCCGTCCGCCCATGGCGGCGATGTCGCTGAGGTTGACGTTGAGGGCCTTGCGGCCGAGGAGCCGTGGCGGGTGGTCGGGCAGGAGGAAGTCCTCGTCCTCGACCAGGATGTCGGTCGTGAGCAGGAGCCGCGCCGGCCCGCGGACCAGGGCCGCGTCGTCGCCGATGCCGAGCAGCACGTCGGCCCGCTTCTCGCCGAAGGCCCGGCGGATGCGTTCGATGACCGCGCGCTCGCCGAGGTGCTTTAGCCGCATCGCCTCTTCCCGCGGCCGGACCGGATCAGGCTTTCGCCTTTCTCGTCCCGGCCTTCTTCGCGCCCCTCTTCTTCCCCCGGCCCCGCGGCGCCGGGCCGAGCGGCCCGGCCAGGGCCTCCTTGAAGACCTCCCTAACGTCCTCGACATAGACGAAGCGGATGTCGCGGATGACCTTCTTCGGGATCTCGTAGAGGTCCTTCTTGTTCTCCGCCGGCATGATCATCGTCTTGACCCCGGCGCGCTGGGCGGCCAGGACCTTTTCCTTGATGCCGCCGACGGGCAGGACGTTGCCCCGCAGGGTGATCTCCCCGGTCATGGCCACGTCCCACTTGACCTTGACGTTCGTGCAGACGGACAGGAAGGCCGTGGCGATCGTGACGCCGGCCGAAGGCCCGTCCTTGGGGATGGCCCCCTCGGGGAAATGGATGTGGAAGTCGTTCTGGGAGAAGATCCTGCTGTCGATGCCGAAGTCCGCGGCGTGGGCCCGGGAGTAGCTCAGGGCGGCCTGGGCCGACTCCTTCATGACGTCGCCCAGGGAGCCGGTCAGCTGCAGGCTGCCCTTGCCTGGCATCTTGGTCGCCTCGACGAAGAGTATCTCCCCGCCGACGGCCGTCCAGGCGACGCCGGTGGCGATGCCGACCTGGTCCTTCTTGAGCAGCTGGTCCTTGAAGACCTTCGGCGGGCCGAGGAGGCGTTCGACCGACTGGGCCGTGATCACGGTCCGGCCCTTCTTGCCCTCGGCGACCTTGCGGGCCACCTTGCGGCAGACCGAGGCGAGCTCGCGCTCGAGGTTGCGGACTCCGGCCTCCCGCGTGTAGAGGGAAATGATCTTCTTGACCGCCCCGCCGCTGAAATCGATGAGCTTGGGGCTCAGGGCGTTCTCGGCGATCTGCTTGGGGATGAGGTGCCGCACGGCGATCTGGAGCTTCTCCTCCTCCGTGTAGCCCGGCAGCTCCAGCACCTCCATGCGGTCGCGGAAGGCAGGCTGGATGGGGTCGAGGAGGTTGGCCGTGGTGATGAACATGACCTTCGACAGGTCGTACGGCACGCCGAGGTAGTGGTCGCGGAACTGGTTGTTCTGCTCGGGGTCGAGGACCTCGAGCAGGGCCGACGAGGGGTCGCCGCGGAAATCGGCCCCGATCTTGTCGACCTCGTCCATCATGAAGACGGGGTTCTCCGTGCCGGCCCGGCGGATGCTCTGGATGATGCGGCCGGGCATGGCCCCGACGTAGGTCCGGCGGTGGCCGCGGACCTCGGCCTCGTCGTGGACGCCGCCGAGGGAGATGCGGACGAACTTGCGGCCCAGGGCCCGGGCGATGGACTTGCCGAGCGAGGTCTTGCCCACGCCCGGCGGCCCGACGAAGCAGAGGATCGGGCCCTTGATCGTCCGGGACAGCTTGCGGACGCCGAGGTACTCGAGGATGCGCTCCTTGACCTTCTCCAGGCCGTAGTGGTCATCGTCGAGGATGCGCTTGGCCTTGGCCAGGTCGATGGTGTCCGTGGTCGTCTTGTTCCAGGGCAGCATGAACATCCAGTCGAGGTAGTTGCGGACGACCGAGGTCTCGGCCGATTCCGGGTGCATCTGGCCCAGGCGGGTGATCTGCTTCTCGATCTCCTCCTTGACCTCGTCGGAGACCCGGATCTTGCGCAGCTTCTCCTGGTAGATCCGGACCTCCTCCTGGGTCTCGTTGCCCTCGCCGAGCTCCTTCTGGATGGCCTTCATCTGCTGGCGCAGGAAGTACTGCTTCTGGAGCTTGTCCATCTCGCCCTTGGCCTCGGTCGAGATCTTCGACTGGACGTCGAGGAGCTCGAGCTCGCGGGTCAGGAGCTCGTAGACCTTCTTGAGACGCTGGACGGGGTCGCCGATCTCGAGGATGGCCTGGGCCTCCTCGACCTTGAGCTCGAGGTTCGAGGCCGTCAGGTCGGCCAGGCGGCCCGGCTCATCGACGTTCGAGGCGATGATCAGGACCTCGGGCGGCAGGCTCTTGCCGAGCGAGGCGGCCCGCTCTAGGCCGGAGCGGACGTTGCGGATGAGGGCCTCGCTCTCGAGGCTCTTCTCGGGCTTCTCCGGCTCCTCGAGGACCTTGACCTCGGCGACCACGTGGGCGCCCTCCTCCTCGAAGGTCTGGACGCGGGCCCGGACGAGGCCCTGGGCCAGGATGCGCACCCGCCCGTCGGGGAGCTTGAGCATGCGCATGATCAGGGCGACCGTGCCGATGTCGTAGACGTCCTCCCGCTTGGGATCCTCGACCTCCATGTCCTTCTGGGTCAGCAGCAGGATCATCCGGTTGGTCGACAGGGCGGCGTCGATGGCCGCCTTGGATTTCTCGCGCCCGACGAAGAGCGGGGCGATCATGTAGGGGAAGATGACGACGTCCCGGAGCAGCAGGACCGGGAGCTTGGCCGGCACCTGGAGCTTCTGGCTCTGCTCGTCCAGGATGCCGCCGATCTCGTCGCCGTTCTTTTCTTCAATGCTGGCCATAATATATTCTCCAATTCTAGCCGCCGTTGCGGCGGACCTTTATCTCGACCTCGCGCCGCTCCCGCGGCGGCTTCCTCAGGACGATGGTCAGGACGCCGTCCTCGAGGGCGGCGGAAGCCTGGTCCCGGTCGACCGCGCCGGGCACGACCACGTCGCGCAGGAAGGCCCCGTACTCGCGCTCCAGGCGCAGGTAGCGGGAGCCGCCGGGGGCGGCCAGCTCCCGCTTGAAACCGCTGACCTCGAGGCGGCTGGCGAAGAGCAGGACCCGGACATCCGCGCTGTCGACGCCCGGCAGCTCCATCTCGATGATGAACTCGGTCCTCGTCTCGTAGATGTCGACGGCCGGGCTGGTCACCTCGCCGGGGGCCGGCAGCCGCGGCTCGCCGGCGCGCCGGGCGATGACCGCTGCCCGGACGCTCGTCTCCGCTTTGCGGGGGCGGGCAACGGGCTTGATGCGGCGGACCATGGCGGACGGGGGCTATTTTTCCTTCATGAGGTCCTCGAGCTCGCGGCGGAACTCGGCGACGTCGCCGAACTCGCGGTAAACCGAGGCGAACCTCACGTAGGCGACCTTGTCCAGGTCCTTGAGACGGTCCATGACCAGCTGGCCGATCTCGGCCACCCCGATCTCCTTGTCCGGGCGCTCCTGGAGCCGCGATTCGATCTCCTCGACGATCTCCTCGAGCTGGCTGATCTGGATGGGCCGCTTCTCGCAGGCCTTCATCATCCCCCGCAGGACCTTCTGGGTGTCGAAGGGCTGGCGGGTGCCGTCCTTTTTCACGACCATGTAGGGGATCTCCTCGATCTTCTCGTAGGTCGTGAACCGGCGCTTGCAGGACAGGCAGGCCCGCCGGCGCCGGATGGATATCCCGGTCTTGCTCTCCCGGGAGTCGATGACCTTGCTTTCGAGAAAGCCGCAGTAAGGGCACCTCATTGCGACTCGCTTTCGCCCATCCGCTTGAGCTGGATGACGGTCAGGCCGTCTCGCGCCAATATAGCATAACCCAGGATGCATGTCACGGCGAGCTGGACGGCGTGGAAGACCAGGGTGATGCCCGCCGCCCGTCCCGCCGGCAGACCCATGAGGAGGGTCATGCCGAGCTTGCTGAAGTAGTGGAAGCCGCCGACCATGCCGGGCGTGGGGATGGAAGCCCCGACGGCGGTCAGGAAGACAAAGGGGATGACCAGGAAATAGGGCACGTGGATGCGGTAGGCGAAGAAGAAGACCCAGTAGAAGAGGGTGACCCCCAGCCAGACGGCCAGGGACAGCACGATGTAGAGGGCCAGCTGCCCGCGCGTCCGGAAGAACTTGAGCCCGTCGATGAACTCGCGGAGGATCTTGAGCACGGCCGCGCGGGCCTTGTCCGGCAGGGGCCGGAGGACGAAAGCGACGACCTTGAGGGCCCGCTCGCGGAAGAGGTAAAGGGCCAGGACGAAAGCCAGGATGCCGGCGGCCACGAGCAGGGCCAGGACGCCCAGGACCTTCAGCTGCTGCCCGGCTGCCGCCGAGATCGGCCAGGACGTGGCGAACAGGGGCCGGCAGACCATGAACAGGCCGAGCAGCAGGCACATCGTGGCCATGTCGAAGAGGCGCTCGACGACGACCGTGCCGATGGCGAAGCCGGGCCGCAGGCCCTCGCGACGGGCCAGGTACAGCGGCTTGGCCAACTCGCCCAGGCGGCCGGGAAGGAGGAAATTGACCGTGAAGCCGACGACGTTGCCGGCGACCAGGTTGCGGAAGCGGACGTCGAGCTTCTCCCGGGCCACCAGGATGTGCCAGCGGGCGGCCCTGGTGACGAAGTGGAACGCCGAGAGGGCGATGGCCAGGAGAAAGAGCGGCACGTTGACGTTGACGATCTGGCCGGGGACGTCCTTCCAGGGGACGCTGCGGCCGAAAAAATAGAGCAGGATGAGGGTCAGGACGACGACGAGGGCGATCTTCGCGGCGTTCGATCTCATTTCGAAGCGCCATCTTACCACGATTGGCCCGGTCCCTCAAACCAGGGGACGTCCGGTTCTCCTGAATTGGTACGTGTCCCCCATTCCCGTCCGCGTCCCGTCGGGAATCGTGCGTTACCCATGTATTGTCACGCGCGTCCCCCGATCCACTCTTGCTTTTCCCCCCCATCCCCTTCCGCGGCACCACCTATGCCCTGGTTCCCAGAAAAGGCTTGAAATTTGCCCGGGATTTCTTTAAGATAGTCGTCCCTGCTGGGAAGTCGTCCAACGGCAGGACTCATGACTCTGGATCATGCAATCAAGGTTCGAATCCTTGCTTCCCAGCCAACTCCCCTTCTCCCTTTTCTCCCGAGAATTCAGCGATTTGCGATAAGACCCGACCCTATCTGCGTTTTCAGTCCAGCTCGTCCCAGAAGGTAACGAGGAATAAGCATTTCTGCAAAATCGATCTTCCTGCGATCCGCAAGGTCTTAACCTACTTTCACAGAACGTCTAGTGCCTTGTGACAGGCCGCCATTGGATCGGAAAAGAAAATTGGATCGACTTTCTCGAGCACCTCACCCGAAACTTCCATAAACGCCCGCTTATTTTCTAGTGGTATCAGGGCCTTTCGGGCTCCGTTTTCCATAGCTATCTAGAGTGGTTCAGCAAGCGCGGTCACTGGCTTATTGTTGCCCTGAATACTGAGGTCTCCCAGGACCACTAGGCCTGCAAGAGCCGGCCCCTTCCTCAAAGCAGATACCATAGCCACAAAGATCGCAAGCCCAGCTTCACAAGCAATTCGATTCCCAAGTAAGTCAATTACCTCGACATGTAGGTCCGTCGAATTGAAGGCTGCCCCAAGACCGAGTTGCACGAAATGCCATTGAAGAAAGCCATACGCTCTCGATAGGCACTCTCGAATAGAGCCTTCCACGCCGCGTGCGGTCTTCAACTTGCCGGAACCTGACGATGTACCTACCTCGTTCCGGAAGATGCCGACCTTTCGCTCGCTACTAACAGATGCCGCATATATGCATCCCACGCGAGCGGATCTGTTGGTATAAGTGCCCGACCACCCTCCTCGGGGATACCTATATATCTTTCCTCGGCGGTTTCATGATCGCGGTATGTGAAGGATGTCTGATGGTACTCAAACCTTTCGGGAACTTGAGAGTTCTGAGCCAGAGGCTAAGGTTGTTCGCACCTCGTTCCGTAGCATGGTCCTTTCTTCTTCCTCCCTCAATATGTCAATCGTAAGAAATTCAATCCTACGTTTTCCACAACACGCACATTCGGGAGGATCGCCGCCATTACGAATCAGCGGGTCGGGTGTTCGAGTCATCCCGGGCGCGCTCCTTTTTCCTCTATATGATCAAAAAGAACAGAGGGCTGGAGCGGGATCCTTTTCCGTCACCGGGCCTATTGTTCTATGCGGATAATTGCAATCGCAGCGGGTGAGCCCGTAGCGAACGGCGAGCCGGCCACGGTTGACAATGCCCCCGTCGTAGCGTTGATGGCAAAGGCGGAGACATTGCCAGAACTCAAATTCGCAACATAAGCGAACTTGCCGGAAGGGTCGACCGCGACGGATACGGGCTCATCCCCCGCGACAAAAGGCGAGCCGGGTACGGCCGTCAGCGCACCCGCAGTAGCATTGATGGCAAAGGCGGAGACATCGTTGGTATCTTCATCCGCCACGTAGACGAACTTGCCAGAAGGGTCGACCGCGACAGATATGGGCAAAGTGCCCGTACTAAACGGCGAGCCGGCCGCTTCTGTCAGCGCACCCGTGGCAGCATTGATGGTAAAGGCGGAGACATTGTCAGAACCATAATTTGCCACGTAGGCAAATTTGCCAGAAGGATCGACCGCGACAGATACGGGCCCATCCCCCGCGACAAACGGCGAGCCGGCCACGGCCGTCAGCGCACCCGTGGCAGCATCGATGGCAAAGGCGGAGACATAGTTAGAATCCAAATTCGCAATGTACGCGAACTTACCGGAAGGGTCGACCGCGACAGATACGGGCCTATTCCCCATGACAAAAGGCGAGCCGGCCACGGCCGTCAGCGCGCCCGTAGTAGCATTGACGGTAAAGGCGTAGACATCGTTAGAATTTGCATTCACCACGTAGGCGAACTTACCAGAAGGGTCGACCGCGACTGATATGGGCCAATGGCCCACGTCAAAAGGCGAGCCGGCTATGGCTGTCAATGCGCCCGTGGCAGCATTGATGGTAAAGGCGGAGACAGTGTCAGAGCTAGCATTCACCACGTAGGCGAATTTGCGGGAAGGGGCGACGGCGACAGAACGGGGCAACCCTCCCGCGGTAAAAGGCGAGCCGGCCACGGTTGACAATGCCCCCGAAGTAGCATTGATAGTAAAGGCGGAGATAGTGTCAGAAAAATAATTCGCCACGTAAGCGTAGTACTTGTAGACCGTGGTCGGAGGATTGTGGTCGCCGTCCCCTCCGGCACTGCAGGCCGCGATGCATACCGCCAATAATCCCAATCCGAGAGCCCGTCCCCAATATGCTTTCATGGCAAAACCCCCTTTTTTGGAAAGATGCCCGAGCCCCAGCCCGTTATATATCCCTTTCCTCGCTCGCCGTTCATGCGGCCCAGGCGATAACGAATAGCCGGCCAGGACCTCATGAAAAGTCATCAAGCGCATTGTCGGGAGAGGGTTCTCCCTAAAACTCCAAAGGCTACGGCTCTCGATATACACCCCCTAGAGCCGATATTGGGCGCTATTTGAGTCGATGTCAAGGATCATGCAATCAAGGTTCGAATCCTTGCTTCCCAGCCAGTTCTCCTTCTCGCCTTTATCCCGAGAATTCAACGATTTGCGATAGGACACGACTCTCTCTTCGTTTTCAGTCCGAAACCGTAATTCGTTTGCGTCGGAACGCTCGTCTGTGCTGGAACGTATCTGGCTCTGGGAATGGCCACTGCTACCTTCTGAATTTGACTTCATGAATGGGCTCGACGAACAGTTTTCGCTCGCCGAATCGGGAAGCCAGGTTCCGGGCAACTGATTCGTCCACCGTCAACCGAAGGAGTATGACGTCGGCCGGCTTCCCGACTGACGGTCAGTCGTACTTGTTCACGAACTCGCCCGTCCTGCTCAGGATCTCGGGCCCATGGCGCAGCAGGAAGTGGCCGCCATCCAGGACGACGAGACGGCTGTTTGGTATGCGGCGGGCCACCTGGCGCGCGCCTTCGATCGGCGGCGCGGGGTCGTCCGCAGCGTGCAGGATGAGCGTCGGCGCCGTGATCCGCTCGAACGGGATCTCGCCGACCGTGGGCGTCGAGATCCGGTTGTCGAACATGATCCCCTCGCTGCGTTCCGAGATAGGCAAGGCGTGTTCGAAGACATTGGCGACGAGGAAGTCCTTCTCCTCCCGCGTCAACAGGAATCCTTCCGGCACGAAGATCCTGATCAGGGTCCCTGGCAGCATCTTGACGGCGAGCCAGTAGGCGAAGTCGTATCTGAAGACGAGCGGCGGCGTCGAGGCGATCCGGGCGCCGGGGACCGCCGAGGATAGCAGGATCAGGCCTTTGGTCCGCTCCGGGTAGTCGACGGCGAACCACATGGCCGAGGGGCCGCCGCCGGAGTTGCCGAAGACGAAGACCTTGTCGATCCCGAGGTGATCGGCCAACTCTCGATAAGCCGCTGCCTGCAGGCGGGAGGAAGCGTTGGCCGGTATCGAGGACCTCAGGTAGCCGAACCGGGAAACGTAAAGAAAGCGGCACCCTTTCGGGAATGTCCCGAACTCGTCGGTCAGCGACAGGCCCTGGTCGACGCCGCCCGTCACGCCGTGCGAGATCAGCACCGTCGGCCCCTGGCCGACAAGAAGATATTCGATGTCGCCGTACTTCGACGAATAGATCCGCGTGGGGATGCGGGCGAGCCGGCCGCGCGCCGCGCCCAGGTCGCGGCGGAAGGAGACGTAAGCGACGGCGACGACCGCGAGGGCAAGGATCAGGAGAACGCGGGAGACCCGCTTGGCGACCTGTCTGAACGAATTCCCCGTACGCTCCATGCCGCAACCGCGCCGTCAGGCGCCGATATATCGCGAGCGCAACGCTGTCCGGTCCCCCGCCTCACTTGGCTGGCGGCGTTTTGTCGTCGCCGTGCGGGCGCTTGGCCAGGAGCAGGTTGTCGATCTGCGACTTCCAGTGGTAGCCGAAGTGGAAGGGCAAGGGCGCGACGCCGGTCGCGGGATTCTCGTAGGCCTGCCGCAGGTCCGCCTGCTCCACGTTGGTGAAGTCCTTGACGGGCTTCCCGTACCGGCCGAACAGGCGGACGTTCCAGCCGCTCTCCACGAAATAGCGGTACGGCACGGCCGTGTCGTCCTGGAGCACATACAGGCTCCGGTCCAGGATGAACGTCCTCAGCGTCGAGAAATCCCCCCAATGCAGGAGATAGGAGCCCGACTTGACGAAGGTGGTCACGCGGCCGAGCCCGGCGAAGAAGCGGTAGAGGGGCGTCTCGGTCCGGAAGGCCTTGTTCTCGACGTCGCAGCAGAAGTAATAGACGTTCCGGGCGGCAGCGTCCCCCGGCTTGAGGTAGGCGATCCTGATCCCGTAGGGGCGGTGCGGCCGGGCGGTCATCTTCCCATAAGGGGTTTCGGCCCAGCCTCCGTCCGCGCTCGGCAGCAGGCGCTTGACCTCGACGATGTCGTAGCCGGCCCGGCCCATGAAGAAGGCGATGACCGGCAAGGCCCCGTCCACCTTGCTGCGCGTGTAGATGTCGTTCATCTCGCGGGTGATGAAATAGCCTCGCTCGAGAAAGCCGGAGACGAGCTCGCCGAGATCGGCGAAAAAGGCGTCCCGCCACTTGGCCGAGGCCCGGTCGAAGTCGGGCAGGTTGCCGACCGGCTCGAGGCCCATCAGGATGGTCTCGCCCACCCCGGGGTAAAGGACGTCGGAGGTGACGAAATCGGGCCCGCCGAACGGATAGAACACGGTCCGCGTGTCCTCCCGGGCCTCCTTGAGATCGACCTCCGCCCAGATCTTCATCGGCCCGAGGACCGACCTGTCGAAATCCGCCCAATGCCCGCCGACCAGCTCGGCGAAGGAATTCCAGGCGGACTCCCCCATCCAGGGCGCCGCGGCCGGCGTCCGGTCCGGCAGTCCGGCGATGCGGGAAAAAAGCCGGCTGAGCGCCGGATCAGCCGCGGCCGCGGCCTGGGCCGGGGCCGGAGCCTGGTCCTGGCCCGTCGTGGGCAGAAGCAAGCCGGCCGGAGGCGTCTGCGCGGAGTCCTGCCCGCATCCGGACAGGACGGACAGTGCCAGGACCAGGAGGACGGCGAACGTCCCCCGCGACGCGAGCGAAGCGACGTGTTTTCGGCTCATGGGATATTGCGCCATTATCCGCGTTTCCGGGGGAAAAGTGAAGAGCGCCGGGCCCGCCCGTCAAGCGAGGTCGACGGCGTGGGTCCCGGCCTCGATCCGGACGACATGGATCTTGGGTGCCTTCCCCGCCGCGGCCTCGTAGTCCCTGCCGACCCGGGCCTCGAACTCGGCAACGGCGCCCGCCTCGACCAGGCTGATGGTGCAGCCGCCGAAGCCGGCCCCCATCATCCGCGAGCCCAGGACGCCCGGCACCCGGCGCGCCGCCTCGACCAGCGCGTCGAGCTCGGGCGACGAGACCTCGTAGTCGTCGCGCAGCCCGGCGTGCGACAGGTTCATCAGCCCGCCGAAAACGGCGAAATCGTTACGGGCCAGGGCCGCCGCGGCCTCCCCGACGCGGATGTTCTCGCGGACGACGTATTCGCAGCGGCGGAAGACGACGGGGTCGAGCTCGGAGCGGTGGTCGCGGAGCAGGTCCAGGGTGACGTCGCGCAGGGAGCGGATGGACGGGTCGTATGCCCGGAGGGCGTTGACCCCGGCCTCGCACTGGCCGCGGCGGACGTTGTACTCCGACGAGGCCAGCTCGCGCCGGACCATGGTATCGGCCACGACCACCCGGAGGTCGTCCCGCTCGAAGGGCAGGTAATCGAAGGTGAGCGAGCGGCAATCGAGCTTGAGGACGCTCCTCTCACGGCCGTGGATGTTGATGAACTGGTCCATGATGCCGCAGCGGACGCCGACGAACTCGTTCTCGGCCCTCTGGGCCAGCTTGACCAGGTCCAGCTTGGAGAGCCCGAGCCCGAACAGGGCGTCGACGGCGAAAGCCAGGCCGCCCTCGATCGCGGCCGACGAGGACATGCCCGCGCCGATGGGGATGTCGCCGCCGAACACGCAGCTGATGCCGCCGACGCGGTGGCCGGCCTTGACGAGCTGGTCCATGACCCCCTGGAGATAGTCTGGCCAGCGCAGGGGCGAGCGATAGAACTGGCCGAGCTCGCAGCGGAACTCCTGGTCGAAATCGCGGGAGACGAAGTGGCAGAGCCCGTCGGCGCGGGGGCCGACGGCGAAGACGACCGCCTTGTCCGTGGCGCCGGGCATGACGAAGCCCTCGTTGTAGTCGGTGTGCTCGCCGATTAGGTTGACCCGGCCGGGGGAGACGACGAGAAGGGGCCGGCCCGGGAACTGCCTGCGGAACCTGTCGGCGATGACCGGGACCAGGGCGTTCATGATCACTCCTTCCGGCCGGAGTCTATCACGAGACGGAACGTGAGGGAAGGGCCTAGACGCCGAAGCTCATCTTCTGGCGGATCTCGGCCGCCTTCTGCTCGGCCGGGGCCAGGACGTCCGGCCCGAACCGGGCGGCCAGGTCGGACGGATCGCGGAAGCGCCAGAAGGGCAGGACCCAGCGGTACTTGGGAAAGTGCCGGCCCGCGCCCGGCGCCGCGTCCGCCTGGCCGATCGGCTGGATGGGGATGGACGGCAGGAAATGGACGACCGCGTCCAGGGTCTCGGCGATGCGCCGGTCGCCGCTCAGGTCGGCGACGATGAACCGGGACATGGCGCCCAGGGTCTTGACGATCTCGTTCTTGTCGCCCGAACCGGGCAAGTCGAAGTCCAGGACCAGGGGCGAGTAGCCGCCCTTCCGGAGGGGCCTCCTTGACGGCCGCGAGCACGGCTTTCCGCTCCCCCGGGAAGCGGCCGATGACAAGAGCCGTGTTCAGGGTGACGGCGAAGACCTCGTCGCGCGCCTGACGGTGATGGAGGAGCATGCCGACGAGCTGGGCCGTCTGGAGGCTGTCGACCGAGAGGACCGGCTGCTGGGCCGGCATGATGTCCAGGTCGCGCTGGCTGGCCCCCTCGGTGCGGACCTCCCAGAGCGAGGCGCCGTAGACGGCGCAGTTGTCCAGCACCGCGCCCTCCAGGTTGGCCCGCAGCAGCGTCGCGAAGCAGAGGTTGGCGCCGGCGGCGTTGGCCCGGACGAGAGAGGTCTCCTCGAGCACCGCTTCCTGGAAATTGGCGCCGGCCAGGTCCGCCCCGGTGAAGTCGGCCCCGGTCAGGTCGGACTTGAAGAAGGAGGTTCGCCGGAGAACGGCCTTGTCCAGCCGGCTCCGGAAGAGCGAAGCCTGGCCGAGATTGGCGTCGTTGAGGCAGGCGTCGAGCAGGCTGGCCCCGCTGAGGTTGGCCCGGATGAGCAAGGCCGAGGTCAGGTCGGCCCGGTTGAGGTTGGCCCCGCCCAGGTCGGCCTGGCAGAGGTTGGTCTTGAAGAGGTTGGCCCGGCTGAGGTCCGCCTGGGACAGGTCGGCGCGAAAGAGCCTGGCCCGGGAGAGATTGGCCCCGCTCAGGTTCGTCCCCGACAGGCGGGCCGCGGTCAGGTCGGCCCGGGCCAGGTTGGCCCCGGCG
The DNA window shown above is from Acidobacteriota bacterium and carries:
- the galK gene encoding galactokinase encodes the protein MNALVPVIADRFRRQFPGRPLLVVSPGRVNLIGEHTDYNEGFVMPGATDKAVVFAVGPRADGLCHFVSRDFDQEFRCELGQFYRSPLRWPDYLQGVMDQLVKAGHRVGGISCVFGGDIPIGAGMSSSAAIEGGLAFAVDALFGLGLSKLDLVKLAQRAENEFVGVRCGIMDQFINIHGRERSVLKLDCRSLTFDYLPFERDDLRVVVADTMVRRELASSEYNVRRGQCEAGVNALRAYDPSIRSLRDVTLDLLRDHRSELDPVVFRRCEYVVRENIRVGEAAAALARNDFAVFGGLMNLSHAGLRDDYEVSSPELDALVEAARRVPGVLGSRMMGAGFGGCTISLVEAGAVAEFEARVGRDYEAAAGKAPKIHVVRIEAGTHAVDLA
- a CDS encoding pentapeptide repeat-containing protein; protein product: MADAGHIELVRDRLERWNDWRRKNTRIIPDLSGADLSEIDLAGANLARADLTAARLSGTNLSGANLSRARLFRADLSQADLSRANLFKTNLCQADLGGANLNRADLTSALLIRANLSGASLLDACLNDANLGQASLFRSRLDKAVLRRTSFFKSDLTGADFTGADLAGANFQEAVLEETSLVRANAAGANLCFATLLRANLEGAVLDNCAVYGASLWEVRTEGASQRDLDIMPAQQPVLSVDSLQTAQLVGMLLHHRQARDEVFAVTLNTALVIGRFPGERKAVLAAVKEAPPEGRLLAPGPGLRLARFGRQERDRQDPGRHVPVHRRRPERRPAHRRDPGRGRPFPAVHPHPADRPGGRGAGRGPALSQVPLGPALLALPRSVRPGRPVRAGRPGPGRAEGGRDPPEDELRRLGPSLTFRLVIDSGRKE
- a CDS encoding alpha/beta hydrolase; this encodes MERTGNSFRQVAKRVSRVLLILALAVVAVAYVSFRRDLGAARGRLARIPTRIYSSKYGDIEYLLVGQGPTVLISHGVTGGVDQGLSLTDEFGTFPKGCRFLYVSRFGYLRSSIPANASSRLQAAAYRELADHLGIDKVFVFGNSGGGPSAMWFAVDYPERTKGLILLSSAVPGARIASTPPLVFRYDFAYWLAVKMLPGTLIRIFVPEGFLLTREEKDFLVANVFEHALPISERSEGIMFDNRISTPTVGEIPFERITAPTLILHAADDPAPPIEGARQVARRIPNSRLVVLDGGHFLLRHGPEILSRTGEFVNKYD
- a CDS encoding beta-propeller fold lactonase family protein; the protein is MKAYWGRALGLGLLAVCIAACSAGGDGDHNPPTTVYKYYAYVANYFSDTISAFTINATSGALSTVAGSPFTAGGLPRSVAVAPSRKFAYVVNASSDTVSAFTINAATGALTAIAGSPFDVGHWPISVAVDPSGKFAYVVNANSNDVYAFTVNATTGALTAVAGSPFVMGNRPVSVAVDPSGKFAYIANLDSNYVSAFAIDAATGALTAVAGSPFVAGDGPVSVAVDPSGKFAYVANYGSDNVSAFTINAATGALTEAAGSPFSTGTLPISVAVDPSGKFVYVADEDTNDVSAFAINATAGALTAVPGSPFVAGDEPVSVAVDPSGKFAYVANLSSGNVSAFAINATTGALSTVAGSPFATGSPAAIAIIRIEQ